A genomic window from Accipiter gentilis chromosome 1, bAccGen1.1, whole genome shotgun sequence includes:
- the ACKR3 gene encoding atypical chemokine receptor 3, translating to MSALDLTSILDFLETANLTEINWTCNNGDCITVDATTCPGTLNKSALLYTLSFFYIFIFVIGLVANSVVVWVNLQAKMTGYETHLYIFNLAIADLCVVITLPVWVVSLVQHNQWHMGEITCKITHLIFSINLYSSIFFLACMSVDRYLSVAYFTNSSNRKKKIIRRCICILVWLLAFSASLPDTYYLKTVSSNNETYCRPVYPEESFKEWLIGMELISIVLGFLIPFPIIAVFYFLLAKTISTSSDQERKSNGKIIFSYVVVFLVCWLPYHVAVLLDIFYSLHFIPFSCQMENFLYATLHITQCFSLVHCCVNPILYSFINRNYRYELMKAFIFKYSAKTGLTKLIDASRVSEAEYSALEQNAK from the coding sequence ATGAGTGCACTTGACTTGACTTCCATTCTTGATTTTCTGGAAACAGCCAACTTGACGGAGATCAACTGGACGTGCAACAACGGTGACTGCATCACGGTTGATGCGACAACATGCCCTGGCACGCTCAACAAAAGCGCCCTGCTATACACCCTGTCCTTCTTCTACATTTTCATCTTTGTCATAGGGCTGGTGGCCAACTCGGTTGTGGTTTGGGTCAACCTCCAAGCTAAAATGACTGGCTACGAAACCCATCTCTACATATTTAATTTGGCCATCGCTGATCTGTGCGTTGTCATCACCCTTCCAGTATGGGTCGTCTCCCTCGTCCAGCATAACCAGTGGCACATGGGAGAAATCACGTGCAAGATAACTCACCTTATATTTTCTATCAACTTGTACAGCAGCATCTTCTTCCTGGCTTGCATGAGTGTGGACCGCTACCTCTCAGTTGCCTATTTCACCAATTCCAGCAATCGCAAGAAGAAGATAATTCGCCGCTGCATCTGCATCTTAGTGTGGCTTCTTGCCTTCTCTGCATCTCTCCCAGACACCTATTATCTCAAGACGGTCTCTTCCAACAATGAAACCTATTGCCGTCCTGTCTATCCAGAGGAGAGCTTCAAAGAGTGGTTGATTGGAATGGAGCTCATCTCCATTGTGCTGGGCTTTCTTATTCCTTTTCCCATCATTGCtgtcttttatttcctccttgcGAAGACCATCTCCACCTCCAGTGACCAAGAAAGGAAGAGCAATGGGAAGATAATTTTCTCCTATGTTGTCGTGTTTCTTGTCTGCTGGCTACCCTACCACGTAGCTGTCCTTCTTGACATCTTCTATAGCCTTCATTTCATACCCTTCAGTTGTCAGATGGAGAACTTCTTATATGCTACTCTTCACATCACTCAGTGTTTTTCTCTAGTCCATTGCTGCGTCAACCCCATCCTGTACAGCTTCATTAACCGCAACTACAGATATGAGCTCATGAAAGCCTTTATTTTCAAGTACTCTGCCAAAACTGGTCTCACTAAACTTATTGATGCTTCCAGAGTGTCAGAAGCAGAATACTCTGCGCTGGAGCAGAATGCCAAATGA